The Prevotella melaninogenica genome has a segment encoding these proteins:
- a CDS encoding IS1634 family transposase produces MHANVQTRFNPATGDMAPYYRIKESYRDVQGHVHSLILLNIGFEPSLTAVQVRKIAYALTERFKTRSTPSLFKKHLDGLTPIEQAKADEWWSRMEKEGGIDRFNKEEQKSLRKYENYIDLETANYTDARNVGAEWLCKQTIDKLQLEGFLRKNGWTENAIHTALSALIVRTVYAVSECSSYYYLRDNSAAAELYSGAPGWTPGINSLYKITDKLYELKEQLERHLCSVTDDLFNIDNKLMLFDLTNFYFEGSKRNSDKAKFGRSKEKRSDCKLLVLALCINKEGFIRYSSILEGNTADPKSLPNMIDTLAKRNPSRTKDTLVVMDAGVATEENLELIKRKGYNYLCVSRTKMKNYTLSDDNKSVTVMDARRQKITLKEVKTEDDKDYYLEITSPSKAMTESSMNRVWRERFEMELQRINEGISKKGGTKTYEKVVERTGRAIQKYPSIAKFYRISYIKNEKKPKQMLRVDWEIKDLSEMESGHGVYFLRSNVRTLSERVTWEYYNLIREIECTNRQLKNDLNLRPIYHQKDERSDAHLFFGLLAYWVVNTIRCQLKREGESCYWTEIVRRMSIQKLVTTKGKNPLGETIEMRQCSSPSKQAKQIYDKLDLKHSPFKKNKICRTQSP; encoded by the coding sequence ATGCACGCAAATGTACAGACACGATTCAACCCTGCCACAGGCGACATGGCTCCTTATTATCGCATCAAGGAGTCATATCGTGATGTGCAGGGTCATGTACACTCGCTAATTCTGTTGAACATCGGTTTTGAACCTTCACTTACTGCTGTACAGGTTCGAAAAATTGCATACGCTCTTACCGAACGCTTCAAAACCAGAAGTACACCCTCGCTTTTTAAAAAACATCTTGACGGACTTACTCCTATTGAACAGGCAAAGGCTGACGAATGGTGGAGCCGTATGGAGAAAGAAGGTGGAATCGATCGGTTTAATAAGGAAGAGCAGAAGTCGCTGAGAAAATATGAGAACTATATTGACCTTGAGACGGCAAACTATACTGACGCAAGGAATGTTGGCGCAGAGTGGCTCTGCAAGCAGACAATAGACAAGCTGCAGTTAGAGGGTTTTCTGCGCAAAAATGGGTGGACGGAGAATGCGATACACACGGCTTTGTCAGCATTGATTGTCCGTACGGTATATGCTGTCTCTGAATGTTCATCTTATTATTATTTGCGCGATAACTCGGCTGCCGCTGAACTTTATAGTGGAGCTCCTGGCTGGACACCAGGGATCAATTCTCTGTATAAAATCACTGACAAGTTATATGAACTAAAGGAACAGTTAGAGCGTCATTTGTGCAGCGTTACTGACGATCTCTTTAATATAGACAACAAGTTGATGCTCTTCGACTTAACCAACTTCTATTTCGAGGGTAGTAAGCGTAATAGCGATAAAGCCAAGTTCGGTCGATCAAAAGAAAAACGCTCTGACTGTAAACTACTTGTACTTGCATTATGTATCAATAAAGAAGGTTTTATACGTTATTCTTCTATCTTGGAGGGTAATACAGCAGATCCCAAGTCTCTACCCAATATGATTGATACGCTGGCAAAGAGGAATCCATCAAGAACAAAGGATACGCTCGTTGTCATGGATGCAGGTGTTGCCACGGAAGAGAACTTGGAGTTAATAAAGAGAAAGGGTTACAATTATCTCTGCGTATCCCGTACGAAAATGAAAAACTATACGCTCAGTGATGATAACAAGAGTGTTACGGTAATGGATGCCCGTCGGCAGAAGATAACGCTGAAAGAGGTTAAGACAGAGGATGATAAGGATTATTATCTCGAAATAACATCTCCTTCGAAAGCTATGACAGAGTCGTCCATGAACAGGGTTTGGAGAGAGCGTTTTGAGATGGAACTGCAGAGGATAAACGAAGGAATCTCCAAGAAAGGTGGAACAAAAACCTATGAAAAGGTTGTTGAACGTACAGGACGTGCCATACAGAAGTACCCTTCTATAGCGAAGTTCTACCGGATTAGCTACATAAAAAACGAGAAGAAACCCAAGCAGATGCTGCGTGTAGACTGGGAGATAAAAGACCTCTCGGAAATGGAATCTGGTCACGGAGTCTATTTCCTCCGCAGCAATGTCAGGACACTTTCTGAGCGTGTGACATGGGAATACTACAATCTTATTCGTGAGATAGAATGTACGAACAGACAACTAAAGAATGATCTCAACCTCCGTCCTATCTATCATCAGAAAGATGAGCGAAGCGATGCACACCTTTTCTTCGGTTTATTAGCCTACTGGGTGGTAAACACCATCCGTTGTCAATTAAAACGAGAAGGAGAATCCTGTTACTGGACCGAGATAGTACGACGTATGAGCATCCAAAAGCTCGTCACCACAAAAGGGAAGAATCCATTAGGTGAAACCATCGAGATGCGCCAATGTAGTAGTCCTTCGAAGCAAGCAAAACAAATATACGATAAGTTGGACTTAAAACACTCACCATTCAAAAAGAATAAAATTTGTAGGACACAGAGCCCATAA
- a CDS encoding SIR2 family protein — translation MKGTMKDAVTIIVGAGAVLDFDHNGIFPSVKNITEEVLNLSIQTVDGGKRPLLREINDYIVGKLNQVGRPEVNRFIPPQLNFENLLHVIEMCISYSSCWHKEYISWLALPEFGTLIQPNNFLKDLQTYDYIRAADELQKTVMNIVNQYDTAFNEDKLAEQWYRDFWKSMSGRSNIFNLNYDNTIENSLDEYEDGFPSIKDEEDYSHFSAKRYYENRRGVSTIAHLHGQILFSEAKEYPFDYSIRDMVKNRDYQTACKNRIGGQLPPSNQAKEEYLQPVIVSGSRKTEKMTFAPNNVYLSDLARKVIENNRLMIIGYSFGDLYLNEILGLGMDAHGDDFRVVIIDKFPSYISSYTSWFQHLIHECNPQKYTFVSKITKDRLFIEIGQKEFPLIVGEFGVPVVSTNGKLMMCTNGFKDAVLNHKETMLEFLGV, via the coding sequence ATGAAAGGTACTATGAAGGATGCTGTAACGATTATTGTGGGGGCCGGTGCCGTTCTGGACTTTGACCACAATGGCATTTTTCCATCTGTGAAGAATATCACAGAAGAGGTTTTGAATTTGTCTATTCAAACAGTAGATGGAGGAAAAAGACCGCTTCTGCGTGAGATTAATGATTATATTGTTGGGAAACTGAATCAAGTAGGACGACCAGAGGTTAATCGCTTTATTCCACCACAATTAAATTTTGAGAACTTATTGCATGTCATAGAGATGTGCATTTCATATAGTAGCTGCTGGCATAAGGAATATATATCATGGCTTGCGCTTCCAGAGTTCGGAACCTTAATTCAACCTAACAATTTCCTAAAAGATCTTCAGACGTATGATTATATCAGGGCGGCAGATGAGCTGCAAAAGACAGTAATGAATATTGTTAACCAATACGATACAGCTTTCAATGAGGATAAATTAGCGGAACAATGGTATCGAGACTTTTGGAAATCCATGTCAGGAAGATCGAACATATTCAATCTGAATTATGACAATACGATAGAGAATAGCCTTGACGAATATGAGGATGGATTTCCCTCAATCAAAGATGAAGAGGATTATAGCCATTTTTCGGCAAAGCGCTATTATGAGAACAGAAGAGGAGTTTCAACAATAGCACATCTTCATGGTCAAATATTGTTCAGCGAGGCAAAGGAATACCCGTTTGATTATAGCATTCGGGATATGGTAAAGAACAGAGATTATCAGACTGCATGCAAAAACAGGATTGGAGGACAGCTTCCCCCTTCTAATCAGGCGAAAGAAGAGTATTTACAGCCAGTCATTGTATCAGGTTCGAGGAAAACAGAGAAGATGACATTCGCTCCCAATAACGTCTATCTGTCGGATTTGGCAAGAAAGGTTATTGAGAACAACCGATTGATGATTATAGGTTATTCATTTGGGGACTTATATCTGAATGAGATTTTGGGATTGGGTATGGATGCACATGGAGATGATTTCAGAGTGGTGATTATCGACAAGTTCCCTTCATATATAAGCTCATACACCTCGTGGTTTCAGCATTTAATTCATGAATGCAATCCGCAAAAATACACTTTTGTATCAAAAATCACAAAGGATAGGTTGTTTATTGAAATTGGACAGAAGGAGTTTCCGCTTATTGTTGGAGAATTTGGTGTACCTGTGGTTTCAACAAATGGGAAATTGATGATGTGTACTAACGGATTCAAAGATGCGGTTTTGAACCATAAAGAAACGATGTTGGAGTTTCTTGGTGTTTAA
- a CDS encoding transposase, with protein sequence MASKTRYTEEFKKKVAEEYKKGDLSLEEVAAKYGLSPALLQDWVNKDDVNNIFISYVERPEEKTSIFTKVKTACVIAFKNLKAHGWLLVGCLPLLIYLTLFIKCNKRVVESEINESRYSTEVKMDSLITINNEMKGEIGKLGVTLEKIDNELEIKITPNITINNDNRSVNNRTRKTIIKNKKYVKTEEEKVVINDNTKVITPNNTCCYRCSKDTIR encoded by the coding sequence ATGGCTTCTAAAACAAGATATACAGAAGAGTTCAAGAAAAAGGTCGCTGAAGAATATAAGAAAGGTGACCTGTCTCTTGAAGAAGTAGCAGCGAAATATGGGCTGTCACCAGCTCTATTGCAAGACTGGGTAAATAAGGATGATGTAAATAACATCTTCATTAGCTATGTAGAGAGACCTGAAGAAAAGACATCTATCTTCACCAAAGTTAAAACAGCATGTGTCATCGCTTTCAAAAATCTCAAAGCGCATGGCTGGTTGTTGGTAGGATGTTTACCATTATTAATATACCTTACTCTCTTCATAAAATGTAATAAGAGGGTAGTTGAATCAGAGATAAACGAGAGCCGGTATTCTACTGAAGTCAAGATGGATTCGCTGATAACTATCAATAACGAAATGAAAGGGGAGATAGGTAAATTGGGTGTGACCTTGGAAAAGATTGACAATGAACTTGAGATAAAAATTACCCCAAATATTACCATCAACAACGATAATCGAAGTGTAAACAATAGAACAAGGAAAACAATAATTAAGAACAAAAAATATGTAAAGACGGAAGAGGAAAAAGTAGTAATAAACGATAATACAAAGGTAATAACACCGAATAACACATGTTGTTACCGTTGTTCAAAAGATACGATTAGATGA
- a CDS encoding ATP-binding protein: MGISKDVIKQCLISKQREVDEAVLVNRPTDFEENGNYVIVGVRHAGKSYLLYQRVRQLQAAGKGWDEILFVDFEDERLAEFQPEDFKSLLEAHLELYGKKPVVFLDEVQNIPYWDKFVRRLTDAKYRVYVTGSNAKMLSKEVATTLGGRFFIYDAYPYSFREYLAAQQVELREHWEYDTIQRSEVKRHLNEYFYYGGLPEILSFKNKRAMLSSLYQKIYLGDICARNNIKNDRVLNILIKKMAESVKQPLSYNRLKNVIVATGSPISVPTTIDYADYAADSWLILPMENEIGKLTEKETQKKYYFVDNGLLNLFLMNSETSLLENMVAVELCRRYGKKNVFYLNAEKEIDFIVPDEKFAIQVSYSIKDETTYNREVSPLVKYAKIHEDWKCLLITYDEEGTEEGMSVVPVWKWLMGV, translated from the coding sequence ATGGGTATTAGTAAAGATGTCATCAAACAGTGCCTGATTAGTAAGCAGCGCGAAGTGGATGAGGCGGTACTTGTGAACCGTCCCACAGACTTTGAAGAGAATGGCAATTATGTGATAGTTGGCGTGAGACATGCGGGTAAGTCGTATCTGCTGTATCAGCGCGTGCGGCAACTGCAGGCAGCAGGAAAGGGATGGGATGAAATTCTGTTTGTGGACTTTGAAGATGAACGTCTGGCGGAATTCCAACCGGAAGACTTTAAAAGTTTGCTGGAAGCCCATCTGGAACTGTATGGTAAAAAGCCAGTGGTATTTTTGGACGAGGTGCAGAACATTCCGTATTGGGATAAGTTCGTGCGTAGGTTGACTGATGCGAAATATAGGGTATATGTGACGGGCAGCAATGCGAAGATGTTGAGCAAGGAAGTAGCAACTACGCTGGGCGGACGGTTCTTTATCTATGATGCGTACCCATATTCATTCAGAGAGTATCTGGCAGCGCAGCAGGTAGAACTGAGGGAGCATTGGGAGTATGACACTATCCAGAGAAGCGAAGTAAAGCGGCATCTGAATGAGTACTTCTATTACGGCGGTCTGCCAGAGATATTGTCATTCAAGAATAAAAGGGCTATGCTTTCGAGCTTGTACCAGAAGATCTACCTGGGTGACATCTGTGCCCGAAACAACATTAAAAACGACAGAGTGCTGAACATCTTGATCAAGAAAATGGCAGAAAGCGTGAAGCAACCACTGTCGTATAACAGGCTGAAGAACGTGATAGTGGCAACGGGGTCGCCCATCAGTGTGCCTACTACGATAGACTATGCGGATTATGCCGCTGACAGTTGGCTAATATTGCCCATGGAGAATGAGATTGGGAAGCTAACGGAGAAGGAGACGCAGAAGAAATACTACTTTGTTGATAACGGTTTACTGAACCTGTTCCTGATGAATTCAGAGACATCGCTACTGGAGAATATGGTGGCGGTGGAACTGTGTAGGCGGTATGGCAAAAAGAATGTGTTTTACCTGAATGCGGAGAAGGAGATAGACTTCATTGTACCCGACGAGAAGTTTGCTATACAAGTGTCTTACAGTATCAAGGATGAGACCACTTACAATAGGGAAGTGTCGCCATTGGTGAAGTATGCCAAGATACACGAGGACTGGAAGTGCCTGCTGATTACGTATGATGAGGAGGGCACGGAAGAGGGAATGTCCGTGGTACCGGTGTGGAAGTGGCTGATGGGGGTGTGA
- a CDS encoding DNA recombination protein RmuC: MAIIYLLLGIIIGASIMLLWMKNRSTQEQKNAGEQLAVLRSQLETERKNVDERIAVVKENALQQLEAERKHGEQLRNELQKQAEAKNRLLQEEVRNMAAQMLDESREKMNTTDKERLDALLSPLKERLEAFNQTVTNNSKESTANKTEIKTTFEEAMKRLHAEQELTIKAMREDQERAVKELREQTERIGNDAASLTQALKGDSKMQGDWGEMILDKTLEDCGLIQGQQYFLQENYKDKDGNNLRPDAVIVFPNEERAVIDAKVSLTAYQAAIREEDTTERERYLKEHVFSIKKHVDELSAKNYEKLVPGCIGFVLMFVPYESGYSAALKTDPSILQYAYRKHIIILSPSNLLMALQLTHTMWQNFRMTKNVEEILHQSNELFDKFVTFAETFVKLGANIDRLQQDFNRAKSQLNEGKGNIVRRLEGLKTLGISPKKQIPESL, translated from the coding sequence ATGGCAATAATTTATCTACTTCTCGGTATCATCATCGGTGCAAGCATCATGCTCCTCTGGATGAAGAACAGATCAACACAGGAACAGAAGAATGCTGGTGAGCAATTAGCTGTCCTCCGTAGTCAACTTGAAACAGAAAGAAAGAATGTTGACGAGCGTATTGCGGTGGTGAAAGAGAATGCTTTGCAGCAACTTGAGGCAGAGCGAAAGCATGGTGAACAGCTACGCAACGAACTCCAGAAGCAGGCTGAAGCGAAGAACCGACTCCTACAAGAGGAGGTGCGCAATATGGCTGCTCAGATGTTGGATGAGAGTCGGGAGAAGATGAATACGACGGATAAAGAACGTTTGGATGCTCTTCTCTCACCACTAAAAGAGCGTTTAGAGGCTTTTAATCAGACTGTTACAAACAATAGTAAGGAGAGTACTGCCAACAAAACAGAGATTAAAACGACCTTCGAGGAGGCGATGAAACGTCTTCATGCGGAGCAGGAACTAACCATCAAGGCGATGCGTGAGGATCAAGAACGGGCGGTAAAGGAACTGCGTGAACAGACGGAACGTATCGGTAATGATGCTGCTTCGCTTACACAAGCCCTTAAAGGCGACTCTAAGATGCAGGGCGATTGGGGTGAGATGATTCTCGATAAGACGTTGGAAGACTGCGGTCTTATTCAGGGGCAACAGTATTTTCTGCAAGAGAACTACAAAGATAAGGACGGTAATAACTTACGACCAGATGCCGTGATAGTCTTCCCGAATGAAGAACGTGCCGTGATTGATGCTAAGGTTTCACTGACGGCTTATCAGGCAGCAATCAGAGAAGAAGATACTACGGAGCGTGAACGCTATTTGAAGGAACATGTTTTCTCAATCAAGAAGCATGTCGACGAATTGTCGGCTAAGAATTACGAGAAACTTGTACCGGGCTGTATTGGCTTTGTACTGATGTTCGTTCCTTACGAAAGTGGCTATTCTGCTGCCTTGAAGACCGATCCTTCTATCTTGCAATACGCTTATCGCAAGCATATTATTATTCTGAGTCCAAGCAATCTTCTCATGGCTTTGCAGCTGACACATACGATGTGGCAGAACTTCCGTATGACAAAGAATGTAGAGGAAATCCTCCACCAGTCGAACGAACTCTTCGATAAGTTCGTCACCTTTGCAGAGACTTTCGTAAAGTTAGGTGCCAACATCGACCGCCTACAGCAAGATTTCAACAGGGCGAAGAGTCAGCTAAATGAGGGTAAGGGTAACATCGTCCGCCGCTTAGAAGGATTAAAAACATTAGGTATTAGTCCGAAGAAACAGATTCCAGAGAGCCTGTAA
- the nrdG gene encoding anaerobic ribonucleoside-triphosphate reductase activating protein, which translates to MLRYINTDIVFQEFPDEVTLAINISGCPCRCPGCHSQFLWANRGDELTAEALSALIHGAKDTITCVGFMGGDGDPAAVDLLAKYVQERHHGLKVGWYTGRTAISPLIDQQHFDYIKVGPYLRHLGGLDSPRTNQRMYRRCTDGSFEDITSRFWKHQIESSL; encoded by the coding sequence ATGCTTCGTTATATCAATACAGATATTGTCTTTCAGGAGTTTCCCGATGAGGTGACGCTTGCCATTAATATTTCGGGATGTCCGTGTCGTTGTCCGGGCTGCCATAGTCAGTTCTTGTGGGCAAATAGGGGAGATGAATTGACGGCTGAAGCACTGTCTGCACTGATTCATGGTGCAAAAGATACCATTACCTGTGTGGGTTTTATGGGGGGCGATGGTGACCCAGCGGCAGTCGACCTGCTTGCGAAATATGTCCAAGAACGTCACCACGGTTTGAAGGTTGGTTGGTACACTGGGCGCACGGCAATCTCTCCGCTTATCGATCAACAGCATTTCGACTATATCAAAGTGGGACCCTACCTCCGCCATCTTGGTGGACTCGATTCCCCACGCACCAATCAACGAATGTACCGCCGCTGCACAGATGGAAGCTTTGAGGATATCACTTCCCGCTTTTGGAAACATCAGATAGAGAGTAGCTTATAA
- a CDS encoding YiiX/YebB-like N1pC/P60 family cysteine hydrolase has protein sequence MKKFKTIIMLLLVAIALYAQRTPRVTNDFKEGDLIFQVSQSRQSPFIQLATNSPWSHCGVIVEKKGKLYVLEASNVVKLTPLNAWIDRGKMGRYKRRRVLNKPVKIKYAKYLGKRYDLAFKFNNDKYYCSELIYDIYKDQFGIQLATPKPIKSYHIFGLGKLMKRRGMDPNQKVVAPCDLL, from the coding sequence ATGAAAAAGTTTAAGACAATAATCATGTTACTTTTGGTTGCTATTGCATTATATGCGCAGCGAACTCCAAGAGTGACGAATGATTTTAAGGAAGGAGACTTAATCTTTCAAGTATCGCAAAGTCGTCAGTCGCCTTTTATTCAATTAGCAACTAATTCTCCGTGGTCACATTGTGGTGTGATTGTAGAAAAGAAAGGAAAACTCTATGTGCTTGAAGCCTCTAATGTTGTCAAGCTCACTCCACTAAATGCATGGATTGATAGGGGTAAGATGGGAAGGTATAAGAGAAGACGAGTACTGAACAAACCTGTCAAAATTAAGTACGCTAAATACCTTGGTAAGCGTTATGATTTAGCCTTTAAGTTTAATAATGATAAGTACTATTGTTCAGAACTTATATACGACATCTATAAGGATCAGTTTGGTATTCAACTCGCTACGCCCAAGCCTATCAAGTCTTATCATATCTTCGGACTTGGAAAACTAATGAAAAGACGTGGTATGGACCCAAATCAGAAAGTCGTTGCCCCTTGTGACTTGTTATAG